GCGCCAACAGGTCCCAGCGCGCCACGAAATCCTGAATCGTCGAGGCATCCAGAAGTGCTGGGATGAAGCCGACGTCGGCGGAGCGGTACATCGCCTGCACGCGTGAGCTGAGCCGATCGCGGGCCTGGTTCTCCTCCGCGACGACGCGGTCGAGTTCCGCGGAGGCCAGGGCCATTCGCGCGTTGAGGTCCGCGGAACGCGCCTGAGCGGCCTCGAACCGCTCGACGGCGCGCTCGACGACGGCGCGGTCCGCCGATGTCTGGGAAGCCGAAGGCGTGGCCACTGCGGGCACCGCAAGTGACCCCGCGATGCATGCCGCAATCGCACAGGTGAGAGTCAGGCTGGCTGTCCGTCGAAGAGACATGGTGACCAGTGTACCAACCTGAGCAACGCACCCCCATTTGCCTGACACGTCCGCTGACACGTCCGCAGGAGCATCGCCGGGGAGTTCAGGCTCGGGCGCGTGCTATACTGGAAACACCCTCGACCTCGAGATCGCGCTTGTCCTACCTCGGCTGGGACACCCTGCGCCGTCGGCTTCCGCCGTCGCACATGACGCCATGAAGCCCAATCAGATCCTCGAGCCGCAATCCGGGAACCCTCCCACGAGATCGTGTCATTCGTGCGTCGAGACGCTCGCTTCGAGCCGCTCGACCGGGTCCCTGCTGGTCGAAGGAGTGTCATGTCTACCGTTCCGAATCCCGGGTCGCCGCATGCACCCGGTCACATGCCCACGGCAGTCGTCTACTGCGAGGCGAACTTCGGCGCCGTCGACGGCAAGACCGCCAACGGCCTGGTTCGCCACTCCGAGAAGTACGAGATCGTCTCGGTCATCGACAGCAAGAAGTCCGGCCTGGACGCGGGCGAAGTGCTCGGCGGCAAGGCGAGCGGGATCCCTATCTGCGCGGACCTGGCCGACGCGGTTGGACTCGCGGAGGGCACCCCCGATGTCTTCATCTTCGGGATCGCGCCCGCCACCGGCATGCTCTCGGTCCACGAGCGCGGTGTGGTGCTCGAAGCGATGGGCTACGGAATGGACATCGTGAGCGGGCTGCACGAGTTCCTCGGCGATGACCCCGTGTTCGTGGCGGCTCAAGCAGAGTGCGACGTGACGATTCGGGACGTGCGTCGACCCCGCAACAAGAAGGATCTGCGGCTGTTCGACGGCAGTATCTCCTCGGTCACCTGTCCTCGCATCGCGATACTGGGCACGGACTGCGCGATCGGCAAGCGAACGACGGCCATGATACTCACGCAGGCGCTCAACGAGCGCGGGATCAAGGCGGTCATGGTCGCCACGGGCCAGACAGGTCTCATTCAAGGCGCGCGCTATGGCGTGGCGCTCGATGCCGTGCCCAGCCAGTTCTGTGCGGGCGAGATGGAGGGCGCGGTGGTGCAGGCCTTCGAGGCCGAGCACCCTGACGTGATCATCGTCGAGGGACAGAGCGCCCTTGGTCACCCCGCATACCTGTCGTCAGGCTTTGTACTGCGGGGCAGCCAGCCCCAGGGTGTCATCCTCCAGCACGCTCCGGCGCGACTGATGCGCTGCGACTTCGACGATCTGCCGGTCTCGTCTCCGGCGAGTGAGATCAACCTTATCGAGACGTTCGCCGACACGAAGGTCATAGGCCTCACCATTAACCACGAGGGCATGAGCGATGCCGAGTTGAGCGCAGCCATCGCGTTCTACGAGATCGAGCTCGGGATTCCCGCAACGGACGCGCTTACGCGCCCGACTGACGCACTGGTGGAGATGGTGCTGCGCGCATTCCCGGCGATCCGCCGGAGCAGCGCCGCAGCCGGAACCGGCTCACCGGGTGTTCCTGCCGCGAGCCGCTAGGCGGGCTATCCCGGACCAAGAAAGCCCTGCCGAATCGGGGGTGTGGCCAGCGTCGGAACGGTTTCGTCGGTAGGGACGACAACCATTCGTTCATCAGCTTCGAGCGTGCGGTTCTTGAGGCTACAAGCATTCTTTACAAACGGTAAAGTGCGTGTTTCCCTGAGACTGTAGACCATTCGACAGAGGGGTGGTTGAAGGATGGCCGAAGCGCCCGCCCTGATGGTTCGGGACGTTCAGAAGTCCTACGGCGGCGTGGTCGTTCTGCAGCCGACCTCCTTCTCGGTGGCCCCCGGCCACGTCACCGCGCTTGCAGGGGAGAATGGTGCAGGCAAGTCCACCGTCCTCAAGATCATTTCAGGTCAGGTGCGCCCGGACCAGGGTGAGGTCTTCATCTATGGCGAGCCCCTGACAAGCAGCGACCCCGTGATCGCCCGTCGGCTCGGCGTGGCGATCGTTCCGCAGGAACTTGCCCCATATCTGGACCTGACGATCTACGAGAACATCTTCGTTGGCCGTGAGATCCGTAACCGCTTCGGTCTGCTCGATCGATCCGCGATGGCCAGGCAGGCGCGAGAGATGCTCGACGTTTTCGAGCTGGACATCGATCCCCATTGGCGGATGGGTCGGCTTTCTACTGCCCTGATCCAGATCGTGGAGATTGCCAAAGCGACGACGTGGGGGGCTCGCGTACTGCTTCTCGATGAGCCGACGTCGGCCATTCCCGATCACGAGGTCGGTCGCCTCTACTCGGTGATTCATCGCCTGCGCGAACAGGGCGTGGCAATGGTGTATACCACGCACCGCATGGCCGAGATTCAGGAGTTGGCAGACAGCGTCATCGTCCTTCGAGACGGGAGACTCGTCCTGGAGTCCGGCATTGCAGATGCGGGCGAGGCGACGATCGTGCACGCCATGGTCGGGCGCGACATGGACGCGCTGTTTCCCGAGCAGTCTAGGTCGAACGGTCCTGTGCGACTGGAGGTCCGGGATCTTCAGGTGTGCCGGAGCAGCCCCACCGTGTGTCTGGACGTCAAGCAAGGAGAGATCCTCGGGATCGGCGGTCTAGTCGGCGCCGGGCGTACCGAGATTCTTGAGGCGATGTTCGGCATACGTCATTCGTGTGGCGGAACAATCTTGCTGGATGGGGAGCCTATCGAGCGTAATAACCCGGATTCGGCGATTCGCGCCGGATGTTCGTTTGTCCCCGAGGATCGTAAGGGCGCCGGACTGGTGCTCACTCGTTCGGTTCTTGACAATGGGAGCCTCCCGCACCTGAGGGCATTCACCTACGGCGGATGGATACGGGGTATCGCACGCCGATCTGCGGTTGAGAAGGCGATGAGTTCGGTGAACCTCAAGTCAAGAGGACTGGCCCAGCTCGTGGGAACGCTCTCAGGCGGCAATCAGCAGAAAGTCGTTCTTGCCCGCTGGCTGACGCAGAGCGGACGCGTGCTCTTTCTTGACGAGCCGACCCGAGGAGTCGATGTCGGGGCTCGTGGTGAGATCTATTCGATTATCCGTGACCTTGCGGCGACGGGGCTCTCCGTCGTTTTCGTTAGCTCCGACATGCCTGAGCTGATCGGACTCAGCCATCGGGTGGTGGTCGTTCGCGCGGGCGCGATCGTAGGAGAGCTGGATCGTGCGGCTCTCGACAGAGAGGATGCCCAGGAGCAGATCTTTCGGCTGGCAAGTGGACAGACACTCGACCTGCTTGGCGGGAAGGCGTCGTGAGTCGCCAGCGAATGCGCGCCGCACGATGGGAACAATACGCACGACGGAGACTATGGAGCTCAACATGAGCGGTGAGACCAAGATGAATCGGGATTCCGGGGGCGCGGGCGAACCGGAAGGCGGTAAGCTCCATCTCAACCGTACGCGGATAGTCAACCTGCTCCTGAGGAACCTGATGGCGCTGGTCGTCATCGCTGTCGCGGTCTATTTCAGCATCGCCAGACCGCAGTTCGCGACGCTACCGAATATGCGCACGATACTGATTGCCGCCGCGCCGTTTGCGCTCATCGCACTGGGACAGACGCTGGTTATCCTCACCGGGGGCATCGACCTGTCAGTGGGTAGCATCGTTGCGCTGAGTGCAATGACGGGTGCCGCAATCGTTGTAGGTCATCCCGAGCGCATGTTGCTGGCCTCTGCTGTTGCGATTCTCGCGGGCCTTTTGGCCGGTCTGATTAGCGGCCTTGTCGTGGCCTACGTGAATGTGCCCCCCTTCGTGACTACACTAGGGATGCTCAGCATCGCCTCGGGTCTTGCTTATGCGATCGGCAACGGTGCTCCCATCAACGGGCTACCGCTGGAGTGGGGCCAGATCGCCAATACGAGAGTGCTCACCCTGCAGGCTCCCGTCCTCGTGATGATCGCTGGCTTCCTCATCCTCGGCATTGTGATGGCGCGTACCTCGTTCGGAATGCGCATCTACGCGGTGGGTGGAAATCGGACAGCCGCCGAGGTAGCAGGCGTGAAATCGCGCCGGATACTGACGAGCGTCTACGCGATC
This is a stretch of genomic DNA from Actinomycetota bacterium. It encodes these proteins:
- a CDS encoding DUF1611 domain-containing protein; its protein translation is MSTVPNPGSPHAPGHMPTAVVYCEANFGAVDGKTANGLVRHSEKYEIVSVIDSKKSGLDAGEVLGGKASGIPICADLADAVGLAEGTPDVFIFGIAPATGMLSVHERGVVLEAMGYGMDIVSGLHEFLGDDPVFVAAQAECDVTIRDVRRPRNKKDLRLFDGSISSVTCPRIAILGTDCAIGKRTTAMILTQALNERGIKAVMVATGQTGLIQGARYGVALDAVPSQFCAGEMEGAVVQAFEAEHPDVIIVEGQSALGHPAYLSSGFVLRGSQPQGVILQHAPARLMRCDFDDLPVSSPASEINLIETFADTKVIGLTINHEGMSDAELSAAIAFYEIELGIPATDALTRPTDALVEMVLRAFPAIRRSSAAAGTGSPGVPAASR
- a CDS encoding sugar ABC transporter ATP-binding protein encodes the protein MAEAPALMVRDVQKSYGGVVVLQPTSFSVAPGHVTALAGENGAGKSTVLKIISGQVRPDQGEVFIYGEPLTSSDPVIARRLGVAIVPQELAPYLDLTIYENIFVGREIRNRFGLLDRSAMARQAREMLDVFELDIDPHWRMGRLSTALIQIVEIAKATTWGARVLLLDEPTSAIPDHEVGRLYSVIHRLREQGVAMVYTTHRMAEIQELADSVIVLRDGRLVLESGIADAGEATIVHAMVGRDMDALFPEQSRSNGPVRLEVRDLQVCRSSPTVCLDVKQGEILGIGGLVGAGRTEILEAMFGIRHSCGGTILLDGEPIERNNPDSAIRAGCSFVPEDRKGAGLVLTRSVLDNGSLPHLRAFTYGGWIRGIARRSAVEKAMSSVNLKSRGLAQLVGTLSGGNQQKVVLARWLTQSGRVLFLDEPTRGVDVGARGEIYSIIRDLAATGLSVVFVSSDMPELIGLSHRVVVVRAGAIVGELDRAALDREDAQEQIFRLASGQTLDLLGGKAS
- a CDS encoding ABC transporter permease; translation: MSGETKMNRDSGGAGEPEGGKLHLNRTRIVNLLLRNLMALVVIAVAVYFSIARPQFATLPNMRTILIAAAPFALIALGQTLVILTGGIDLSVGSIVALSAMTGAAIVVGHPERMLLASAVAILAGLLAGLISGLVVAYVNVPPFVTTLGMLSIASGLAYAIGNGAPINGLPLEWGQIANTRVLTLQAPVLVMIAGFLILGIVMARTSFGMRIYAVGGNRTAAEVAGVKSRRILTSVYAISGALAGMSGLILSSRVISAAPYLGKGYELGAIAAVVIGGASLQGGRGTVWGTLLGLLLIQTLNNGLDILVVPAYWQTVISGLLIVSAVAVDMVASKRSYQ